The Horticoccus luteus DNA window GAACGTCACCGCGCAACAAAGCGCAAATCCCACCGCGTCAGTGCGATTCCATTTGGTGAATTCCCACGTCGAGGACGGAAACAACTTCGCCTTGTCGAAACGATGGGGCGCGTGCCGCGTCGCTTCAATTTCCGCGAGGTCGATCGCCGGCGTGGCGCCGACGGGCGTTTTCATTTTACCGAAGAAAAGATCCACTCGCCTCTGGTCTGGTCGCCTCGTCACAAAACTCGCCACCACCACCAAAAACAACGGCAGGAGCGCATCGACAAAAAACCGTCCCGCCAGTCGTCCTCCCGCCGCCAAATGCGCAGGGTCGATGCCCACGACTTTGAGCAACGCCAACTCCGTATGAAACCGCCCGTGGCCTTCCAATGCGCTGCCGAGATCGTTGGGATTCATTCGTTGCACCGATTCGAAGTAAACCGGCAGCGGACGCCCGGAGCCGTCGGAAACGCGCGCCACAAACGTCGGATGCGTCGCGATGGCCGGCACTTTTTGCAGCGCGAGCGGGAGGAAAATATTGAGCAGCGCCGCGCCGATGACTGCTGTCCAAACCGCGCCGGCGGTCACCCGCCGCCAGATAAACATTAAGAGAATCGCCGCGCCAAACGGCACGTTGATCGTCATGGCGAATTGCAGCACGGTATAGACACTATTGAGCTGCGTGGCCACCAACACACCCAAGATCAGCACCACGACGATCGTCCACCGCCCCGCCCGCACGATTGCGGCCTCCGAAGCGTGCGGCCGGACAACGCCGAATAAATTGCGGGCGAACAGCGCGGACACGAACATCGCTTGCGCGGCGATCGTCGACATGTTCGCTGCCAGCACGCCCGCGAACATCAGGCCGACCAACCCGGGCCCGAGCAGTTGTCGCGACATCGCGCCCCAAACCAGATCCGGGTCCGCGAGACGATGGGGGCCGGAGAACATCGCGATGGCGATCAATCCGCAAAATGCCCACAGCACCGTCATGAAGCGCTTCCCATAATTTCCCGCGGCGGCGCCAAACCGCGCGGCGAACTCGTTGCGCGCAGAACCGGCCAGCCCCATGTTACCCACGCCCGCATGCGTCTGTAACAACGTCGCCAGCAAAACCGCGACAATCGTCCAGCCCGTAAATTCCGCCGTGCCGCCGGTCGCGAAGAGCTCGAACATTTCCGGCGCCACTTTGGCTCCAAGTTGGTGCCAGCCGCCGATGGCGGACAGGCCCGCCGGAATGAGGATCGCGGAAAACACGACGATCAGCACCCCCTGAAACACCTCCGTCAACGCCGTCGAGGCCATGC harbors:
- a CDS encoding sodium:solute symporter family protein, yielding MAGLHFLDYLVVGAYFAIIIVLGKIASKGVHSGESFFLAGRKLGKVYQFFLNFGNGTSASDSVSTSSVIYQQGASGVWVSLQMIFLNPYYWFMYPWFRRVRLTTTADLFEDRLGSRRLALFYATFQIVMAVAVTMGFSNLVSFKIASALVTKPEATWTVPERTAVQEYRALNDLETRPDHAALAPADQERRAILRERYARGELKSYISALNPWMFYAFYTVAIGFYIIMGGMASTALTEVFQGVLIVVFSAILIPAGLSAIGGWHQLGAKVAPEMFELFATGGTAEFTGWTIVAVLLATLLQTHAGVGNMGLAGSARNEFAARFGAAAGNYGKRFMTVLWAFCGLIAIAMFSGPHRLADPDLVWGAMSRQLLGPGLVGLMFAGVLAANMSTIAAQAMFVSALFARNLFGVVRPHASEAAIVRAGRWTIVVVLILGVLVATQLNSVYTVLQFAMTINVPFGAAILLMFIWRRVTAGAVWTAVIGAALLNIFLPLALQKVPAIATHPTFVARVSDGSGRPLPVYFESVQRMNPNDLGSALEGHGRFHTELALLKVVGIDPAHLAAGGRLAGRFFVDALLPLFLVVVASFVTRRPDQRRVDLFFGKMKTPVGATPAIDLAEIEATRHAPHRFDKAKLFPSSTWEFTKWNRTDAVGFALCCAVTFAIVGLLWGLLRLAAL